A genomic window from Silene latifolia isolate original U9 population chromosome 11, ASM4854445v1, whole genome shotgun sequence includes:
- the LOC141612178 gene encoding 2-dehydro-3-deoxyphosphooctonate aldolase 1 — protein sequence MDSSALYDQLKASEPFFVMAGPNVIESEEHIMRMAKHIKAITSKVGLPLVFKSSFDKANRTSSKSFRGPGLAEGLAILEKVKLAYDLPIVTDVHESGQCEAVGKVADIIQIPAFLCRQTDLLVEAAKTGKIINIKKGQFCASSVMRNSAEKVRLAGNQKVMVCERGTMFGYNDLIVDPRNLEWMREANCPVVADITHSLQQPAGKQLEGGGVASGGLRELIPCIARTAVAVGVDGIFMEVHDDPLSAPVDGPTQWPLRHYEELLEELIAIAKVSKGKRSFAIDLTPFRD from the coding sequence ATGGACTCCTCTGCATTGTATGACCAGCTGAAGGCATCTGAACCGTTTTTCGTGATGGCGGGTCCCAATGTGATCGAATCAGAAGAACACATAATGCGGATGGCCAAGCATATAAAAGCCATAACATCAAAGGTCGGGTTGCCTCTAGTGTTCAAGTCAAGTTTCGACAAAGCTAATAGGACATCCTCGAAATCCTTCAGGGGACCTGGTCTGGCTGAAGGGTTGGCCATCTTAGAAAAGGTGAAACTAGCATATGACCTCCCCATAGTGACGGATGTTCACGAGAGTGGTCAGTGTGAAGCAGTGGGTAAAGTCGCTGACATTATTCAAATCCCGGCTTTCTTATGCCGCCAAACAGACCTCCTTGTTGAAGCTGCTAAGACAGGGAAAATCATCAATATTAAAAAAGGGCAATTTTGTGCGTCTTCTGTGATGAGAAATTCAGCTGAAAAGGTCAGATTGGCCGGAAATCAAAAGGTCATGGTCTGTGAGAGAGGTACCATGTTTGGGTACAATGACTTGATTGTGGATCCTCGGAATTTAGAATGGATGAGAGAAGCTAATTGCCCAGTTGTCGCTGATATCACGCATTCCTTGCAACAACCTGCAGGGAAACAGTTAGAGGGAGGCGGTGTTGCGAGTGGAGGGTTGCGGGAGTTAATCCCATGTATTGCACGGACAGCAGTTGCAGTCGGAGTGGATGGGATATTCATGGAGGTTCATGATGATCCTTTGAGTGCACCGGTTGACGGTCCAACTCAATGGCCTCTTCGCCATTACGAAGAGTTGCTGGAAGAGCTGATTGCTATTGCTAAAGTAAGCAAAGGGAAGCGAAGTTTTGCAATTGATTTGACACCATTCCGTGATTAG